A stretch of Paenibacillus mucilaginosus 3016 DNA encodes these proteins:
- the spoIVB gene encoding SpoIVB peptidase translates to MSSNQRKRLIGLLLVLFVCLGSLTTPFRSFASFPEEVRLFTGQQAHLQLSMPVNAMVTVSHPEILKVNGTAEHSFQVDLHHPISLQTYKAGQTEMKLKLFGAIPLKTVKVNVVPDLKVIPGGQTIGVKLKSAGIMVVGHHLVAVAEDKKTSPGEEAKVLLGDLIVKMNGKPVSEVSKVAELVKSAGEAKKEIMLTVVRGSETLDIAITPAYDIVDKAYRLGLYIRDSAAGVGTLTFYAPDQGVYGALGHVITDMDTQTPIKVGNGEIVHSNVTSISKSQNGEPGEKRAIFPKDGKAIGNIERNTQFGIFGKMFESPSHSLSDKALPVAFAEEVKEGPAQIYTVVGGQKVEKFDIEVVHVAKQEYPATKGMVIKITDQRLLDKTGGIVQGMSGSPIIQNGKVIGAVTHVFVNDPTSGYGCFIEWMLQDAGIMLRPAAGNGQELKAS, encoded by the coding sequence TTGAGTTCCAACCAGAGAAAAAGATTGATTGGATTACTGCTCGTCCTCTTCGTTTGTTTGGGTAGCCTGACCACGCCTTTCCGCAGCTTTGCCTCATTCCCCGAGGAAGTCCGGCTCTTCACCGGACAGCAAGCCCATCTGCAGCTATCGATGCCGGTAAATGCGATGGTGACCGTGTCCCACCCGGAGATTCTCAAGGTGAACGGCACGGCGGAGCACTCATTCCAAGTGGATTTACATCATCCGATTTCGCTTCAGACCTATAAGGCAGGACAGACGGAGATGAAGCTGAAGCTCTTCGGAGCCATTCCGCTGAAAACTGTAAAGGTCAATGTCGTTCCCGACCTCAAGGTCATTCCCGGCGGCCAGACGATCGGCGTCAAGCTGAAGTCGGCGGGAATCATGGTTGTCGGCCATCACCTGGTAGCCGTAGCCGAGGACAAGAAGACGTCACCGGGCGAAGAAGCCAAGGTGCTGCTTGGCGACCTGATCGTCAAGATGAACGGGAAGCCGGTCAGTGAAGTCAGCAAGGTGGCGGAGCTCGTCAAATCGGCGGGCGAGGCGAAAAAAGAAATCATGCTGACCGTGGTCCGCGGCAGCGAGACCCTGGATATTGCGATTACGCCGGCTTACGATATCGTGGACAAAGCATACCGTCTCGGGCTCTACATCCGCGATTCGGCTGCCGGTGTAGGGACGCTGACATTCTATGCACCGGATCAGGGAGTGTACGGCGCCCTGGGGCATGTCATCACGGACATGGACACCCAGACGCCTATCAAGGTCGGCAACGGGGAGATCGTGCATTCCAATGTCACGTCGATCTCCAAGAGCCAGAACGGCGAGCCGGGAGAGAAGCGGGCGATCTTCCCGAAGGACGGCAAGGCGATCGGCAATATCGAGCGCAACACGCAGTTCGGCATTTTCGGCAAGATGTTCGAATCCCCAAGCCACAGCCTCAGTGACAAGGCTCTTCCGGTGGCTTTCGCGGAAGAAGTGAAGGAAGGACCGGCCCAGATCTATACGGTTGTGGGCGGGCAGAAGGTGGAGAAGTTCGATATTGAGGTGGTCCACGTCGCGAAGCAGGAGTATCCGGCGACCAAGGGCATGGTCATCAAGATTACCGACCAGCGCCTGCTGGACAAGACGGGCGGCATCGTGCAGGGCATGAGCGGAAGTCCGATTATCCAGAACGGCAAAGTGATCGGCGCCGTGACCCATGTCTTCGTCAACGATCCGACCAGCGGCTACGGCTGCTTCATCGAATGGATGCTGCAGGATGCCGGCATCATGCTGAGACCGGCGGCGGGGAATGGACAGGAACTGAAGGCGAGCTAG
- a CDS encoding DUF2627 domain-containing protein, giving the protein MRKVDRIRQAPDDKGVRMKAAFYRFIAILMLVIPGLMATYGFLAVKDAWFAQFDLTAADPGIQWGKLLLGLLLFGAGVAFIGGWIFFRDRKRNYVAPRFRAKKRKKG; this is encoded by the coding sequence ATGCGAAAAGTCGACCGTATCCGGCAGGCGCCGGATGACAAAGGAGTCCGCATGAAAGCCGCATTCTACCGTTTCATCGCCATTCTGATGCTGGTGATCCCAGGCCTTATGGCCACGTACGGGTTCCTGGCCGTCAAGGATGCCTGGTTCGCCCAATTCGATCTGACCGCCGCCGACCCCGGCATCCAGTGGGGCAAGCTGCTTTTGGGCCTCCTGCTGTTCGGCGCAGGGGTAGCCTTTATCGGAGGCTGGATTTTCTTCCGCGACCGCAAGCGCAATTATGTCGCCCCCCGGTTCCGGGCCAAAAAACGCAAAAAGGGATAG
- a CDS encoding carboxymuconolactone decarboxylase family protein, whose amino-acid sequence MKEHMPGMVEAYHGFTGSCFAPGALEEKQKQLIALGIALYANNEVCTMYHVEEALSKGASKQEVLEAMAVAAAVGSGHILSQGVTRVQQALGSLTYGKQ is encoded by the coding sequence ATGAAAGAGCATATGCCCGGTATGGTCGAAGCATACCATGGTTTTACGGGCAGCTGTTTCGCTCCCGGTGCGCTGGAGGAAAAGCAGAAGCAGCTGATTGCGCTGGGAATTGCGCTCTATGCGAACAATGAGGTATGTACGATGTATCATGTGGAGGAAGCCTTGTCCAAGGGCGCATCCAAGCAGGAAGTGCTGGAGGCGATGGCCGTGGCCGCCGCTGTCGGCAGCGGGCATATCCTGTCCCAGGGCGTGACCCGTGTCCAGCAGGCGCTGGGCTCTCTCACTTACGGAAAGCAGTAG
- the xseA gene encoding exodeoxyribonuclease VII large subunit, whose product MATVRDNPAKDKQVYSIKELNRFIKMLLEGNNRLQDVWVRGEISNFTHHSSGHMYFTLKDADSRLKSIMFASYNQRLPFIPKEGTKVLACGNISVYERDGQYQFYVTQMQPDGIGSLYLAFEQLKKKLEAEGLFDPQRKKALPKYPRSIGVITSPTGAAVRDIMITLQRRFPNVPVLLYPVLVQGKGAAPSIVKAIKEMNARAEADVLIVGRGGGSLEELWAFNEEIVARAIAASRIPVISAVGHETDFTIADFAADLRAATPTAAAELAVPHHLELKQQVGYLRQGLQAGLNKQLERSREKLRRLQRSPYLTDPRRQLLLHPAQRLDRLREQLAFKAGARVTRAQERLIRTERRLASFNPREQVIYSRRRLDTAERQLRQAMQAELKKKTQELVSAMRQLDALSPLKVMQRGYGLVYDEREQELVKSVRQVQIGDILKLRLSDGRIDCHVWSMEEKPDDNAGSDA is encoded by the coding sequence ATGGCTACGGTCAGGGACAATCCCGCGAAGGACAAGCAGGTCTATTCGATCAAGGAACTGAACCGCTTTATCAAGATGCTGCTTGAAGGCAACAACCGGCTGCAGGATGTGTGGGTGCGGGGAGAGATCTCGAACTTCACCCACCACTCCTCCGGCCATATGTACTTTACTTTGAAGGATGCGGACAGCCGGCTGAAGAGCATCATGTTCGCCTCCTATAACCAGAGGCTCCCCTTCATTCCGAAAGAGGGCACCAAAGTACTGGCCTGCGGCAATATCTCGGTGTATGAGCGGGACGGGCAGTATCAATTCTACGTGACGCAGATGCAGCCGGACGGCATCGGCAGCCTGTACCTGGCCTTCGAGCAGCTGAAGAAGAAGCTCGAAGCCGAGGGGCTGTTCGATCCGCAGCGCAAGAAGGCGCTGCCGAAGTACCCCCGCAGCATCGGGGTCATTACCTCGCCTACGGGGGCGGCGGTGCGGGATATCATGATCACCCTGCAGCGCCGGTTTCCGAATGTGCCCGTCCTCCTGTATCCCGTACTGGTGCAGGGGAAGGGCGCGGCGCCTTCCATTGTGAAGGCGATTAAGGAAATGAATGCGCGTGCGGAAGCCGATGTGCTGATCGTCGGGCGCGGCGGCGGTTCGCTCGAGGAGCTCTGGGCGTTCAATGAGGAGATCGTGGCGCGGGCCATCGCGGCCTCGCGGATCCCGGTCATTTCGGCCGTGGGCCACGAAACGGACTTCACGATCGCCGACTTCGCCGCGGACCTGCGCGCCGCCACGCCGACCGCCGCCGCCGAGCTGGCGGTGCCCCACCACCTGGAGCTGAAGCAGCAGGTGGGGTACCTGCGCCAGGGGCTGCAGGCGGGGCTGAACAAGCAGCTCGAGCGCAGCCGCGAGAAGCTGAGAAGGCTGCAGCGCTCGCCGTACCTCACGGATCCGCGGCGGCAGCTGCTGCTGCACCCGGCCCAGCGGCTCGACCGTCTGCGGGAGCAGCTGGCCTTCAAAGCGGGGGCCCGGGTGACCCGGGCGCAGGAGCGGCTGATCCGCACGGAGCGGCGGCTGGCCTCGTTCAACCCGCGGGAGCAGGTCATCTACTCGCGGCGGCGGCTCGACACGGCCGAACGCCAGCTGAGGCAGGCGATGCAGGCCGAACTGAAGAAGAAGACCCAGGAACTCGTATCCGCGATGCGGCAGCTTGACGCGCTCAGTCCGCTGAAGGTCATGCAGCGGGGATACGGTCTCGTATATGACGAAAGAGAACAAGAGCTGGTGAAATCCGTCCGTCAGGTGCAGATTGGGGATATCTTGAAGCTGCGCCTCTCCGACGGCCGGATTGACTGCCATGTCTGGTCAATGGAGGAGAAACCGGATGACAACGCAGGAAGCGACGCCTAG
- the spo0A gene encoding sporulation transcription factor Spo0A, producing MQTIEVLLADDNREFTNLLSEFIDDQDDMRVAGVAYNGNDVLRLIEQSAKVPDVLILDIIMPHLDGLGVLEKLREMDLNPQPKIIMLTAFGQENITQKAVQLGASYYILKPFDMEILTNRIRQLVSTNQSMPMMSSSSGMKNVVQLPKGKNLDANITTIIHEIGVPAHIKGYQYLREAITMVYNNIEILGAITKTLYPAIAEKYKTTPSRVERAIRHAIEVAWTRGNIDSISHLFGYTINISKAKPTNSEFIAMVADKLRIEHKVS from the coding sequence TTGCAAACCATTGAAGTTCTTTTAGCAGACGACAATCGTGAGTTTACGAATCTGCTTTCGGAGTTTATCGACGATCAGGACGATATGAGAGTTGCCGGTGTGGCCTATAACGGAAATGATGTGCTGCGTTTGATCGAACAAAGCGCGAAGGTGCCGGACGTGCTCATTTTGGATATTATTATGCCGCATCTTGACGGCCTCGGCGTATTGGAGAAGCTCCGCGAGATGGATCTGAACCCTCAGCCGAAGATCATCATGCTGACGGCCTTCGGTCAGGAGAATATCACCCAGAAGGCTGTACAGCTCGGCGCCTCCTACTATATTCTGAAGCCGTTTGACATGGAGATCCTCACGAACCGCATCCGACAGCTGGTATCCACCAACCAGTCGATGCCGATGATGTCGAGCTCTTCCGGAATGAAGAATGTGGTGCAGCTGCCGAAGGGCAAGAACCTGGACGCGAACATCACGACGATCATCCACGAAATCGGCGTGCCTGCGCACATTAAGGGCTACCAGTATCTGCGTGAAGCGATCACGATGGTCTACAACAACATCGAGATTCTGGGCGCGATTACGAAGACCTTGTATCCGGCGATTGCCGAGAAATACAAGACGACGCCGAGCCGCGTCGAACGTGCCATCCGCCATGCGATTGAGGTCGCCTGGACGCGCGGCAACATCGACAGCATCTCGCACCTGTTCGGGTACACGATCAATATTTCCAAGGCGAAGCCGACGAACTCGGAATTCATCGCTATGGTGGCCGATAAGCTGCGCATCGAGCACAAGGTTTCTTGA
- a CDS encoding TlyA family RNA methyltransferase produces the protein MSGEKIEKERLDVLLVEQGYYETREKAKAAIMAGLVLVSGEPVDKAGTKVSRTAPIIVKGAIHPYVSRGGLKLEKALKTFGIRLEGVTMLDIGASTGGFTDCALQNGAAYVYAVDVGYNQLDWSLRKDPRVCVMERTNFRHMQPGDLPGPVPSFASIDVSFISLKLILPPLKAILAPGGAVACLIKPQFEAGREKVPKTGVVKEPEVHREVLESVLVFAQEAGFSVQGLTYSPIKGGEGNIEFLAYLMNTDEQGITGEALGQCIRQVIQESQNMQSSS, from the coding sequence ATGTCAGGAGAAAAAATAGAGAAAGAACGGCTGGACGTCCTGCTCGTCGAGCAGGGCTATTACGAAACGCGGGAGAAGGCCAAGGCGGCGATCATGGCGGGACTCGTGCTTGTATCGGGCGAGCCGGTCGACAAGGCCGGCACAAAGGTGTCCCGCACCGCGCCGATCATCGTGAAGGGTGCGATCCATCCGTATGTCAGCCGCGGCGGGCTGAAGCTCGAGAAGGCGCTGAAGACCTTCGGCATCCGTCTGGAAGGCGTGACGATGCTCGATATCGGCGCCTCCACGGGCGGCTTCACCGACTGCGCCCTGCAGAACGGGGCGGCGTATGTGTATGCCGTCGATGTGGGATACAATCAGCTCGACTGGTCGCTGCGCAAGGATCCCCGGGTATGCGTCATGGAGCGGACGAACTTCCGCCACATGCAGCCCGGGGACCTGCCCGGCCCGGTGCCGTCTTTCGCCTCGATCGACGTCAGCTTCATCTCGCTGAAGCTCATTCTTCCGCCGCTAAAGGCGATTCTCGCTCCCGGCGGGGCGGTGGCCTGTCTGATCAAGCCGCAGTTTGAAGCGGGACGGGAGAAGGTGCCGAAGACCGGCGTCGTGAAGGAGCCCGAAGTACACAGGGAAGTGCTGGAGTCCGTGCTGGTATTTGCCCAGGAGGCCGGCTTCTCGGTTCAGGGACTAACCTATTCGCCGATCAAGGGCGGGGAGGGCAATATCGAGTTTCTGGCTTATCTGATGAATACGGACGAGCAGGGGATCACCGGCGAGGCGCTCGGCCAGTGCATCCGGCAGGTTATACAAGAGTCGCAAAACATGCAGAGCTCATCTTAA
- a CDS encoding polyprenyl synthetase family protein, with product MNPEAGIKEYIAALAGRIEDELKTSLPEQWSVPGALRESVMYSLMAGGKRLRPILVLAAAEALQGRAEAAMPAALAVEMIHTYSLIHDDLPAMDNDDYRRGKLTNHKVYGEAMAILAGDALLTHAFHTAVQAARRHGVPADVVVDIVEELAKLAGAPGMVGGQAADMLGEQGLTKLEELEYIHLHKTSDLIVFSLKAGGRIAGATSAQLDALERFGTCIGLAFQIQDDILDLIGDEQKLGKPVQSDVKQGKVTYPYFIGIEASEAKVAELTAEAKSAILGGGFPEPRRLLELADYLMKRDH from the coding sequence ATGAATCCGGAAGCAGGCATCAAGGAATATATTGCGGCCCTGGCCGGCCGCATCGAAGACGAGCTGAAGACATCGCTGCCCGAGCAGTGGAGCGTACCGGGAGCCCTGAGGGAATCGGTCATGTACTCGCTGATGGCCGGGGGCAAGCGGCTTCGGCCGATTCTCGTTCTGGCGGCGGCGGAAGCGCTGCAGGGCCGGGCTGAAGCGGCCATGCCCGCCGCTCTTGCGGTGGAGATGATTCATACGTACTCCCTGATTCACGACGATCTGCCGGCGATGGACAATGACGACTACCGCCGCGGGAAACTCACGAACCACAAGGTGTACGGCGAGGCGATGGCGATCCTGGCCGGCGACGCTCTCTTGACGCACGCCTTCCATACGGCAGTGCAGGCAGCAAGACGTCACGGGGTGCCGGCCGATGTGGTCGTGGACATCGTGGAAGAGCTGGCGAAGCTGGCCGGCGCGCCGGGAATGGTGGGCGGCCAGGCGGCCGACATGCTTGGAGAGCAGGGGCTGACGAAGCTCGAGGAGCTCGAGTACATCCACCTGCACAAGACCAGCGATCTGATCGTGTTCTCGCTGAAGGCGGGAGGACGGATTGCGGGGGCGACAAGCGCCCAGCTTGACGCGCTGGAACGCTTCGGCACTTGTATCGGTCTCGCGTTCCAGATCCAGGACGATATTCTGGACCTGATCGGAGACGAGCAGAAGCTGGGCAAGCCGGTGCAGAGCGATGTCAAGCAGGGCAAGGTAACCTACCCTTACTTCATCGGGATCGAAGCGTCGGAAGCCAAGGTTGCGGAGCTGACCGCGGAAGCGAAGAGCGCGATTCTCGGCGGGGGATTCCCCGAGCCGCGGCGGCTTCTGGAGCTGGCGGATTACCTGATGAAGCGCGATCATTAG
- the folD gene encoding bifunctional methylenetetrahydrofolate dehydrogenase/methenyltetrahydrofolate cyclohydrolase FolD codes for MSAQVINGKEIVSAYRAEIKEQVDALKDRGVQPGLAVVIVGDDPASHVYVRNKAKACEEAGMHSEVYKLPEATPEAEVLELIGKLNADASIHGILVQSPLPKHISEERIVESIDPLKDVDCFHPVNVGNLMIGKEGPAPCTPAGVIEILKKIGVEIAGKHAVVIGRSNIVGKPMAMLLLREHATVTVCHSRTQNMEEITRQADILVAAVGRPKMINRSHVKPGAVVIDVGINRLETGKLAGDVDFDDVLDTAGWITPVPGCVGPMTITMLLRNTLESAQRTAHTEAVR; via the coding sequence ATGTCTGCACAGGTAATCAACGGGAAAGAAATCGTCAGCGCGTACCGCGCCGAAATCAAGGAACAGGTGGATGCTCTCAAAGACCGCGGCGTTCAGCCCGGTCTTGCGGTCGTGATCGTCGGGGACGATCCGGCTTCACACGTGTATGTGCGCAACAAGGCAAAGGCCTGTGAGGAAGCGGGCATGCATTCCGAAGTGTACAAGCTGCCGGAAGCAACGCCGGAAGCGGAGGTGCTGGAGCTGATCGGAAAGCTCAACGCCGACGCTTCCATCCACGGCATCCTGGTGCAGTCGCCGCTGCCGAAGCACATCTCCGAGGAACGGATCGTCGAGAGCATCGATCCGCTCAAGGACGTCGACTGCTTCCACCCGGTGAACGTGGGCAATCTCATGATCGGCAAGGAAGGCCCTGCGCCTTGCACGCCTGCCGGCGTCATTGAGATCCTGAAGAAGATCGGCGTCGAGATCGCCGGCAAGCATGCGGTCGTGATCGGACGCAGCAACATCGTCGGCAAGCCGATGGCGATGCTCCTGCTCCGCGAGCATGCGACGGTGACCGTCTGCCATTCGCGCACGCAGAACATGGAGGAGATCACCCGTCAGGCGGACATCCTCGTGGCGGCGGTAGGCCGTCCGAAGATGATCAACCGCAGCCATGTGAAGCCGGGCGCCGTGGTCATCGACGTGGGCATCAACCGCCTCGAGACCGGCAAGCTCGCCGGCGACGTCGATTTCGACGATGTGCTGGACACGGCCGGCTGGATCACGCCGGTGCCGGGCTGCGTCGGACCGATGACGATTACGATGCTGCTGCGCAACACGCTTGAGTCGGCCCAGCGTACCGCGCATACAGAAGCGGTACGGTAG
- the ahrC gene encoding transcriptional regulator AhrC/ArgR, translating into MKGQRHIKIREIITNNEIETQDELVEQLRNAGFHVTQATISRDIKELHLVKVPLDDGRYKYSVPADQRYNPLQRLRRALNDHFVHIDYTENLVVLKSLPGTANTIAALIDSLEWNEIMGTICGDDTVLIICRNRDHSTHVVNQVLGMLS; encoded by the coding sequence ATGAAAGGCCAACGGCATATCAAAATTCGCGAAATTATCACGAACAATGAAATCGAGACGCAGGACGAGCTGGTGGAGCAGCTGCGGAACGCGGGCTTCCATGTCACGCAGGCGACCATCTCCCGTGATATCAAGGAGCTGCATCTCGTCAAGGTGCCGCTGGATGACGGCCGGTACAAATATTCGGTACCCGCCGATCAACGGTATAATCCGCTGCAGCGGCTGCGGCGGGCGCTGAACGACCATTTCGTACATATCGATTACACCGAGAATCTGGTTGTGCTCAAAAGCCTGCCCGGTACGGCCAATACGATCGCCGCGCTGATCGATTCGCTGGAGTGGAACGAGATTATGGGAACGATCTGCGGTGACGATACGGTCCTGATCATCTGCCGCAACCGGGATCACAGCACGCACGTGGTGAACCAAGTCCTGGGAATGCTGAGCTGA
- the xseB gene encoding exodeoxyribonuclease VII small subunit, giving the protein MTTQEATPSFEQAMDQLERIVAQLESGDVPLEKAIELFQEGMRLSQLCGQKLEQVERKIEILVEQEGGMVKKPFSPGEGEAR; this is encoded by the coding sequence ATGACAACGCAGGAAGCGACGCCTAGCTTTGAGCAGGCAATGGACCAGCTGGAGCGCATCGTAGCCCAGCTGGAGAGCGGCGATGTGCCGCTGGAGAAGGCGATCGAGCTGTTCCAGGAGGGGATGCGGCTGTCCCAGCTCTGCGGACAGAAGCTGGAGCAGGTCGAACGCAAGATCGAGATTCTGGTAGAACAGGAAGGCGGCATGGTCAAGAAACCGTTCTCGCCGGGTGAAGGGGAAGCGCGATGA
- a CDS encoding thiamine pyrophosphate-dependent dehydrogenase E1 component subunit alpha, with product MSIGQIYKHRQLGLTDAQVVEMYTYMLKARMFDERGFVLQRSGKIAFHVSGIGQETAQVAAAYALQKGKDYFLPYYRDYGFVLTVGMTMKELLLSVFAKAEDPNSGGRQMPGHFSHKKLNIVTGSSPVTTQVPHAVGFALAAKMQRKDFVSFVTFGDGSSNQGDFHEGCNFAGVHKLPVIFMCENNQYAISVPLHKQTAGSIAERAAGYGFPGVKVDGRDALEVYRVVKEARERALRGEGPTLIEAVMYRIPPHSTSDNDLLYRTKEEVEENRAKDGLPVFRQYLTGAGLWSDEQEAELAESIKAELNEATQYAEQAPFPLPEDTLRHVYAEEGGR from the coding sequence ATGTCCATCGGACAAATCTACAAGCACCGCCAGCTCGGACTCACGGATGCGCAGGTCGTCGAGATGTATACATATATGCTGAAGGCCCGTATGTTTGACGAGCGCGGTTTCGTGCTCCAGCGTTCCGGCAAGATCGCCTTCCACGTGTCGGGGATCGGCCAGGAGACGGCGCAGGTCGCTGCGGCATACGCCCTGCAGAAGGGTAAGGATTATTTTCTGCCGTATTACCGGGACTACGGCTTCGTATTGACCGTCGGTATGACGATGAAGGAGCTGCTGCTCTCCGTCTTCGCCAAGGCCGAAGACCCGAACAGCGGCGGCCGGCAGATGCCGGGCCACTTCAGCCACAAGAAGCTGAACATCGTGACGGGCTCGTCCCCGGTCACCACGCAGGTTCCGCATGCGGTAGGCTTCGCCCTGGCGGCGAAGATGCAGCGTAAGGACTTCGTCTCGTTCGTCACCTTCGGGGACGGTTCGAGCAACCAGGGGGACTTCCATGAAGGCTGCAACTTCGCGGGTGTGCACAAGCTGCCCGTCATCTTCATGTGTGAGAACAACCAGTATGCGATCTCCGTGCCCCTGCACAAGCAGACCGCGGGCAGCATCGCCGAGCGGGCGGCCGGCTACGGGTTCCCCGGCGTGAAGGTCGACGGGCGCGACGCGCTGGAGGTGTACCGCGTCGTGAAGGAAGCCCGCGAACGGGCGCTCCGCGGAGAAGGACCTACCCTGATCGAAGCGGTCATGTACCGTATTCCGCCGCACTCCACCTCGGACAACGATCTGCTGTACCGCACCAAGGAGGAAGTGGAAGAGAACCGGGCGAAGGACGGTCTGCCGGTCTTCCGGCAGTACCTGACCGGCGCGGGTCTCTGGAGCGACGAGCAGGAAGCGGAGCTGGCGGAGAGCATCAAGGCCGAGCTGAACGAAGCGACGCAGTACGCCGAGCAGGCGCCGTTCCCGCTCCCCGAGGATACGCTGAGGCATGTATACGCGGAAGAGGGAGGGCGCTAG
- the recN gene encoding DNA repair protein RecN, which translates to MLLELSIRHLAVIEHVELHCKRGFHVLTGETGAGKSIIIDALSLIAGGRSSTDLVRYGSDKAAIEALFQIASDHPVWGVVERIGIEPGEDEHLIIRREITAAGKSTSRVNGHLVNLATLKEIGEWLVNIHGQHEHQSLFKIEEHIRWLDLFGESRILPVKREYQQAFDAYQAVRRQVRELQETSKQALQMLDLYRFQVEEIRSAKLKAGEDEALGDEKRKLANAERLYQNASDAYDLLYGGKGLDAVSKAVQKLQDIAQLDTAKLGPLVEQVQSAFYQLEDAAYQVRDYREEIEFDPVRLDFIEQRLDTISSLRRKYGENVAEILAHADKIERELDLIENKDEKLQQLQKEEAKARETVDRLADKLTVERMAVAEELAGEIVSELRGLHMERTQFKVNFAPHEGERRKLTREGGDLVEFLISANPGEPLRSLSKIASGGEISRVMLALKSIFARVDRIPVLVFDEVDTGVSGRAAQAIAEKMSKLADACQVFSITHLPQVACMADVHYLIHKRVDGNRTYTNIDDLNETGRIHELARMLGGVEVTDKTLQHAQEMLGLANDKKARMV; encoded by the coding sequence ATGCTGCTGGAATTATCCATTCGTCATTTGGCGGTGATCGAGCACGTCGAACTGCACTGCAAAAGAGGCTTTCATGTGCTGACCGGCGAAACGGGTGCGGGCAAATCCATCATTATCGACGCGCTGAGCCTGATAGCGGGCGGGCGCAGCTCTACAGATCTCGTCCGGTACGGAAGTGACAAGGCGGCGATCGAGGCCCTGTTCCAGATTGCATCCGATCATCCGGTGTGGGGCGTTGTGGAACGGATAGGAATAGAACCCGGGGAAGATGAGCATCTTATCATACGCAGAGAAATAACGGCAGCGGGCAAAAGCACGAGCCGGGTGAACGGGCATCTCGTCAATCTCGCCACACTGAAGGAGATTGGGGAATGGCTCGTTAACATCCACGGCCAGCACGAGCACCAATCCCTGTTCAAGATCGAGGAGCATATCCGCTGGCTCGATCTGTTCGGAGAGAGCCGGATTCTCCCGGTCAAGCGGGAGTACCAGCAGGCATTCGACGCTTATCAGGCTGTCCGCAGGCAGGTGCGCGAGCTCCAGGAAACGAGCAAGCAGGCGCTTCAGATGCTCGATTTGTACCGGTTTCAGGTGGAGGAGATCCGCTCAGCGAAGCTCAAGGCAGGGGAGGACGAAGCCCTCGGCGACGAGAAACGCAAGCTGGCCAATGCGGAACGGCTGTACCAGAACGCGTCGGATGCTTATGATCTGCTGTACGGCGGCAAAGGACTCGATGCCGTATCCAAGGCGGTGCAGAAGCTTCAGGATATCGCACAGCTCGATACGGCCAAGCTGGGGCCGTTGGTGGAGCAGGTGCAGAGCGCGTTCTACCAGCTTGAGGATGCGGCTTATCAGGTGAGGGACTACCGGGAAGAGATCGAATTCGATCCGGTGCGGCTCGATTTCATTGAGCAGCGGCTCGACACGATCTCATCGCTCCGGCGGAAATACGGAGAGAACGTGGCGGAGATCTTGGCGCATGCCGACAAGATCGAACGGGAGCTCGATCTCATTGAGAACAAGGATGAGAAGCTGCAGCAGCTTCAGAAGGAAGAGGCCAAGGCACGGGAGACGGTCGACCGGCTGGCGGACAAGCTGACCGTGGAGCGGATGGCGGTGGCCGAGGAGCTTGCCGGCGAGATCGTATCCGAGCTGCGCGGCCTGCATATGGAGCGGACGCAGTTCAAGGTGAACTTTGCCCCGCATGAAGGGGAGCGCCGCAAACTGACCAGAGAAGGCGGCGATCTCGTCGAATTCCTGATCTCGGCGAACCCCGGTGAGCCGCTCCGCTCTTTGAGCAAGATCGCTTCCGGCGGCGAGATCTCCCGTGTCATGCTTGCCCTGAAGTCGATCTTTGCCCGTGTGGACCGCATTCCGGTCCTGGTCTTCGACGAGGTGGACACCGGGGTGAGCGGGCGCGCAGCCCAGGCGATCGCCGAGAAGATGTCGAAGCTGGCGGACGCATGCCAAGTGTTCTCGATCACCCACCTTCCGCAGGTGGCCTGCATGGCGGATGTGCATTATCTCATTCATAAACGGGTTGACGGCAACCGCACTTATACCAATATTGACGATTTGAATGAAACCGGCCGGATTCATGAGCTTGCACGGATGCTCGGCGGTGTCGAGGTGACCGACAAGACGCTGCAGCACGCGCAGGAAATGCTCGGTCTGGCAAATGATAAGAAGGCAAGGATGGTCTGA